A window from Hoeflea sp. IMCC20628 encodes these proteins:
- a CDS encoding DUF2059 domain-containing protein, producing the protein MTIFTGLKRFGAGMIVASSLAVASNAALAQELSDEHLAAARAAITALKSTDQFDAVIPGTAEQLKVNLIRANGDLQEIISATIDEEALKIVPRRSDLEKEAAAIYAKSFTKEELTAIADFYNSPAGKKLIDNGPLVTRELIKSAEIWSAGIARDLAENTNLALQKKIGERPKVQDEAKP; encoded by the coding sequence ATGACTATCTTTACCGGTCTCAAGCGTTTCGGCGCGGGCATGATCGTCGCCTCGAGCCTCGCCGTTGCGAGCAACGCGGCTCTGGCGCAGGAACTGAGCGACGAGCATCTCGCCGCCGCCCGCGCTGCCATCACTGCGCTCAAGTCCACCGACCAGTTTGATGCTGTTATTCCGGGAACCGCCGAGCAGTTGAAGGTCAACCTGATCCGGGCCAATGGCGATCTCCAGGAAATCATCAGCGCGACGATCGACGAGGAAGCCCTCAAGATCGTGCCGCGCCGTTCCGACCTGGAAAAGGAAGCCGCGGCGATCTACGCCAAGTCTTTCACCAAGGAAGAACTGACGGCGATCGCCGATTTCTACAATTCGCCTGCAGGCAAGAAGTTGATTGACAACGGACCGCTGGTGACGCGCGAACTGATCAAGTCCGCCGAAATCTGGTCCGCCGGGATCGCCCGCGATCTTGCTGAAAACACCAATTTGGCATTGCAGAAAAAAATCGGCGAGCGTCCGAAGGTGCAAGACGAAGCAAAACCGTAA
- a CDS encoding DUF1127 domain-containing protein has protein sequence MKLIRSYASWRKYRETCVELNRLSERELSDIGMSRRDIPFAARRAL, from the coding sequence ATGAAATTGATCCGCTCCTACGCCAGCTGGCGGAAGTACCGCGAAACATGCGTCGAGCTTAACAGGCTTTCAGAACGCGAGTTGAGCGACATCGGCATGTCACGGCGCGATATTCCATTCGCCGCCCGGCGCGCCTTGTAG
- a CDS encoding TetR/AcrR family transcriptional regulator — MTDVSKAGQGGDISPKRRIRADAQRNEDAVLEAAKQVFATSGVDAPVRDIAARAGVGVGTLYRRFPNRSDLVAAVFRREVDACAAEAATLAAAHPPGEALWRWLKRYTAFIATKKGLAAALHSGDQAFDTLPTYFQARFEPALGRLLDAAAMAGEIRDGVAPYDLLRAVANLSVSNNEDGHADRMLDLMIDGLCYGAKAAKK; from the coding sequence GTGACTGACGTATCGAAAGCCGGGCAGGGCGGGGACATATCTCCCAAACGGCGCATCCGTGCCGACGCCCAGCGCAACGAGGACGCGGTGCTCGAAGCAGCAAAGCAGGTCTTCGCCACCTCAGGCGTCGATGCCCCGGTAAGGGACATCGCAGCCAGGGCCGGCGTTGGCGTCGGCACGCTCTATCGCCGCTTTCCCAATCGCTCCGATCTTGTCGCAGCCGTGTTTCGCCGCGAGGTCGATGCCTGTGCTGCCGAGGCCGCAACGCTCGCTGCTGCGCACCCGCCCGGCGAGGCGCTGTGGCGCTGGCTCAAGCGCTACACCGCCTTCATCGCCACCAAGAAGGGGCTCGCCGCGGCGTTGCACTCAGGCGATCAGGCTTTCGACACGCTGCCGACCTATTTTCAGGCCCGGTTTGAACCAGCACTTGGGCGACTACTCGATGCCGCAGCCATGGCCGGAGAGATCCGCGACGGCGTAGCCCCCTATGATCTGCTGCGTGCGGTCGCCAATTTGTCGGTCAGCAACAACGAGGACGGGCATGCCGACCGGATGCTGGATCTGATGATTGACGGGTTGTGCTATGGCGCGAAGGCCGCGAAGAAATAG
- a CDS encoding alpha/beta fold hydrolase: protein MNNLITDAARIPVNEACQTLSISPVTLPAPDRGLPLQMRITTPVAGDDLPIILLSHGHGPSLYISSSDGYGPLANFYAAHGFVVIQPTHLNSKVAGLASDAPGGPLFWRSRVEDMKLIIDRLDEIETLVPAIAGRLDHHRIAAVGHSMGGQTVGMLLGARLTDAKDATARDVNLIEPRIRAGVLLAAPGKGGDSLSNFARENYTALNPDFSHMTTPTLVVAGDADVNPNLTTRGADWHTDPYKFAPGSNALLTLLGGKHGMGGVSGVDARETDDEDPDRLALTQRMTWAYLRSALYTRDPAWPEACKALRQHAGSHGRVDTK from the coding sequence ATGAACAACCTAATCACCGATGCCGCTCGCATACCGGTCAACGAAGCCTGCCAGACCCTCTCGATCAGCCCGGTCACCCTCCCCGCCCCGGACCGCGGCCTGCCACTCCAGATGCGGATCACTACGCCGGTGGCTGGAGATGACTTGCCAATCATCCTGCTGTCGCACGGCCATGGTCCCTCGCTCTATATTTCATCCAGCGACGGCTATGGCCCGCTGGCCAATTTCTACGCCGCCCACGGCTTTGTCGTCATCCAGCCGACCCATCTCAATTCCAAAGTCGCGGGCCTTGCATCCGATGCTCCAGGAGGCCCGTTGTTCTGGCGCTCGCGCGTCGAGGACATGAAGCTGATTATCGACCGGCTTGACGAGATCGAAACCCTGGTTCCGGCCATTGCCGGACGGCTCGACCATCACCGCATTGCCGCTGTCGGACATTCCATGGGCGGACAGACCGTGGGCATGTTGCTCGGTGCCCGGCTGACCGATGCGAAGGATGCCACGGCCAGAGACGTCAACCTGATCGAGCCACGCATCAGGGCCGGCGTGCTGCTGGCAGCCCCCGGCAAGGGTGGCGACAGTCTCAGCAATTTTGCCCGCGAGAATTACACTGCACTCAATCCAGACTTCAGCCACATGACCACCCCGACACTGGTGGTTGCCGGCGACGCCGATGTGAACCCGAATTTGACCACGCGTGGCGCAGACTGGCATACCGACCCCTACAAATTCGCTCCGGGCAGCAATGCGCTGCTGACGCTGTTGGGCGGCAAGCATGGCATGGGCGGGGTTTCGGGGGTTGATGCCAGAGAGACCGACGACGAGGACCCCGATCGTCTGGCCCTGACCCAGCGCATGACTTGGGCCTACCTGCGCTCCGCGCTCTACACCCGAGACCCGGCCTGGCCAGAAGCCTGCAAGGCGCTCAGGCAGCATGCCGGCTCCCACGGCCGTGTCGACACCAAGTGA
- the gor gene encoding glutathione-disulfide reductase, with protein sequence MTEFDYDLFVIGGGSGGVRAARLAAGLGKRVAIAEEFRFGGTCVIRGCVPKKLFVYASQFSEHFEDARGFGWSVGETSFDWPTLIANKDREIDRLEALYQRGLENAGAEIIASRAELTGPHTVLIKATGVTVTAKHILVAVGGRPNPHASLPGHELCISSNEAFHLDALPKAIIIAGGGYIAVEFANIFHGLGVDTTLIYRGKEIMSRFDMDMRRGLHAAMEEKGIRILCHEVFEKIERGPDGRLLAHTSAGKALVADQVMLALGRDPNTEGLGLDKAGVETGHKGEILIDDYSRTNVESIYAVGDVTDRVQLTPVAIHEAMCLIDTLYHDRPTSPDHDLIATAVFSQPEIGTIGLSEDEASKKYDELEIYRAEFRPMKATLSGRSEKTIMKIVVNAADRKVIGVHILGHEAGEMAQILGIALKAGCTKDDFDRTMAVHPTASEELVTMYTPSYRVKGGERV encoded by the coding sequence ATGACCGAATTTGATTACGACCTGTTTGTCATTGGCGGCGGCTCCGGCGGGGTTCGCGCGGCGCGGCTTGCAGCAGGTCTGGGCAAGCGTGTGGCGATTGCCGAGGAATTCCGTTTCGGCGGCACCTGCGTCATTCGCGGCTGTGTGCCGAAGAAACTGTTTGTCTATGCCTCGCAGTTTTCCGAGCATTTCGAAGATGCGCGCGGCTTTGGCTGGAGCGTCGGCGAGACTTCGTTCGACTGGCCAACCCTGATTGCCAACAAGGACCGGGAGATTGACCGGCTCGAAGCGCTCTACCAGCGCGGGCTGGAAAACGCCGGCGCCGAGATCATCGCCTCGCGCGCAGAGCTCACCGGTCCCCATACTGTGCTGATCAAGGCCACCGGTGTGACGGTGACGGCGAAACATATCCTCGTGGCTGTCGGTGGCCGCCCCAATCCGCATGCGTCGCTGCCCGGTCATGAGCTGTGCATCAGCTCCAACGAAGCCTTCCATCTCGATGCCCTGCCCAAGGCGATCATCATCGCCGGCGGCGGCTATATCGCTGTTGAATTCGCCAATATTTTCCACGGGCTGGGCGTCGACACCACGCTGATCTATCGCGGCAAGGAAATCATGTCCCGGTTCGACATGGACATGCGCCGCGGGCTGCATGCGGCGATGGAGGAAAAGGGCATTCGCATCCTCTGCCACGAGGTGTTCGAGAAGATCGAGCGTGGCCCGGATGGCCGTCTGCTGGCGCATACGTCAGCCGGCAAGGCGCTTGTGGCCGACCAGGTGATGCTGGCGCTCGGCCGCGATCCCAACACCGAAGGCCTCGGCCTCGACAAGGCGGGCGTCGAAACCGGCCACAAGGGCGAGATCCTGATCGACGACTATTCGCGCACCAATGTCGAAAGCATCTATGCTGTCGGCGACGTCACCGACCGGGTGCAGCTCACACCGGTGGCGATTCACGAAGCCATGTGCCTGATCGACACGCTCTACCATGACCGTCCGACTTCGCCGGATCATGATCTGATCGCCACGGCGGTGTTCTCGCAGCCCGAGATCGGCACCATCGGCCTGTCGGAAGACGAGGCCTCCAAAAAATACGACGAGCTGGAAATCTACCGCGCCGAATTCCGGCCGATGAAGGCGACGCTGTCGGGCCGGTCGGAAAAGACCATCATGAAGATCGTCGTCAATGCAGCTGACCGCAAGGTGATCGGCGTCCATATCCTCGGCCACGAGGCTGGCGAGATGGCGCAGATCCTCGGCATCGCGCTGAAAGCCGGCTGCACCAAGGATGATTTCGACCGGACCATGGCCGTGCACCCCACCGCCTCGGAAGAGCTGGTGACCATGTACACGCCAAGCTACCGGGTAAAGGGCGGCGAGCGGGTCTGA